In Alistipes sp. ZOR0009, one genomic interval encodes:
- a CDS encoding energy transducer TonB produces the protein MRLIFLLGAFLVLSSFTDVEVKTKKKQLQFGFEEVYCVLKSDKAVKHGEYLFRNMNWVFQKGTYVKGVKAGIWSYYIGDKLEFSYDFDSKKVVSDTLGKSRLALFSEGMVYLELLKASNLSYPEKSMENGISGTVVVAIVVSKEGVPVDFKIEASSGVLELNKESLRVAQIIARQHPWIPGINEQGEPVESVVFCPFNFRAM, from the coding sequence ATGAGATTGATTTTCCTGTTAGGCGCCTTTCTAGTGCTATCCTCTTTTACCGATGTGGAGGTGAAAACAAAGAAAAAACAGCTACAGTTTGGATTTGAAGAGGTTTACTGTGTTCTGAAATCAGATAAGGCGGTTAAGCATGGCGAATATTTGTTTAGAAATATGAATTGGGTATTTCAAAAGGGGACATATGTAAAAGGGGTAAAGGCTGGAATTTGGAGCTACTACATTGGCGACAAGCTTGAATTTAGCTACGATTTTGACTCGAAAAAGGTTGTTTCTGATACGCTTGGTAAAAGTCGGCTGGCTTTGTTTTCGGAAGGGATGGTTTATCTTGAGTTGCTGAAGGCCTCTAATCTGTCATATCCTGAGAAGTCGATGGAGAATGGTATTTCAGGAACTGTGGTTGTTGCAATCGTTGTGAGTAAAGAGGGAGTTCCTGTCGATTTTAAGATTGAGGCAAGCAGCGGAGTTTTGGAGTTGAATAAGGAATCGTTGAGAGTCGCTCAAATTATAGCGCGACAACATCCTTGGATTCCGGGGATAAATGAGCAGGGTGAGCCCGTGGAATCCGTCGTGTTTTGTCCTTTCAATTTTAGAGCCATGTAA